From a single Apium graveolens cultivar Ventura chromosome 2, ASM990537v1, whole genome shotgun sequence genomic region:
- the LOC141705792 gene encoding dof zinc finger protein DOF3.4-like produces MSSDSGEKPATAAAKRFLQTGTTKPQETEPLPCPRCESINTKFCYYNNYNLGQPRYFCKSCRRYWTQGGTLRNVPVGGGTRKSSVKKSRSVSTSIVSVPAGLACNDLVQEMPVMNQDMGHQVNEFNLNQAVLEDPMAGLELGFDMSPWEWSMIKVGGENDESGGGAMVAPGGGCNTWQVENVMGDGEYYCWSDLAMSTPGNGVK; encoded by the coding sequence atgtCCTCAGACTCTGGCGAAAAaccagcaacagcagcagcaaaGAGATTTCTCCAGACAGGAACAACTAAACCACAAGAAACCGAACCATTACCATGCCCACGTTGTGAATCAATCAACACTAAATTTTGCTACTACAACAACTACAATCTAGGCCAACCTCGTTACTTCTGCAAGTCATGCCGTCGTTACTGGACTCAAGGTGGCACTCTTCGTAATGTCCCTGTTGGCGGTGGCACCCGCAAGTCTTCTGTCAAGAAATCTCGCTCTGTCTCCACCTCCATTGTCTCCGTTCCTGCTGGTTTAGCCTGCAATGATTTGGTGCAAGAGATGCCTGTTATGAACCAGGATATGGGGCATCAGGTTAATGAATTTAATCTTAACCAGGCTGTTTTAGAAGATCCTATGGCTGGGCTTGAGCTTGGTTTTGATATGTCTCCTTGGGAATGGTCGATGATAAAAGTTGGTGGAGAAAATGATGAAAGTGGTGGTGGTGCAATGGTGGCTCCTGGTGGGGGTTGCAACACGTGGCAAGTTGAAAATGTGATGGGTGATGGAGAATACTATTGCTGGTCTGATCTTGCTATGTCCACTCCTGGAAATGGTGTCAAATAA